GGCTGGGTTGATTCCTACTCTTAACTCCATGATGGTAGTGGGACTGGTGACTTTACCGGGAATCATCACAGGTCAATTGTTAAGTGGTATTGATCCCTTGAATGCTGCTTCCTATCAGATATTAATTATGTTTATGCTCGCATTTACCAATTTAATTGCAACCTTATTGATAACTTATGGCTTGACACGGCAATTTTTTAATCAGTCTGAGCAGTTAACGATCTAGCAGTTATCAATTGGGTGAGGTACACAGTCCCATGTTTTAGGGAGTAGGGAGTAGGGAGTAGGGAGTAGGGAGTAGGGAGTAGGGAGTCGGGAGTCGGGAGTCGGGAGTCGGGAGTCGGCGAAAGACCATTAGTTCTCACATCATGTCCGGATAATTAGTGATAAAAAACATTCTGTCTTGAAACCTTACTCCTTTACTTCTGCCTTCTGCCTGCCCCCCTTCCGGGCGGGGGGTTAGGGGGGATTCCCTCTGCCTTGCTTTCGCGCCTTGTGTCAGTTTAAACCTATTATTAGATCACTCTTGAGGCAATTGAGCAAATTCTTCCGAATAGACTTCAATCACCATATCTGGATCATCACGCTCGGAAAGCGATCGCATAACCTTACCCAACAATACCGGCTTGGATACACCAGCTTCGGGATGGATAATCGTCCGGGCTCGAATCGTTAACTGGTTATTTGCGCCACCGAGGCGTCCATAGGAATAAAAATTACTAGCAGCTTGGCGCAGTGTTGCTTCTACTTCCGACTCTGTCGCAGTAGGGGACAAAGCAATCACTGTTTGGTTGCCACCATTATCATAGACTACAGTATATCGGATTGCCCCTGGAATGGTAGTACGGGTAAAGGGTACTAACGATAACGAGAACAAGCTAGCGGTTAGCACTAGCATAAACCCAGTGACTCCCACCAGGCGAAACCGGAGACCCCATTTGAAGATAAAACCGAGTATAGCAATCAAGCCACAGGCTAAAGTCAGAATACCTGCCCATTGAGTGTAGATCAGAAAATCAGCTGTTGTTGGCATAGTTTAGAGATTTGTTGACACTCCTCCGGTTAAAACGCGGGGGATTCTTGGTTCAGCGACGTGACTTCAAGTTTCAAAGGGAACTTTCACTGTTCCGAACCTATTACCGATTAACCCATCAAACGATGCAATTAGCCAGCTCTAGCATCGAAACCCAAGCGGTCTCGTCTCCGCAAGCGTTGAGATACTTTGTATCTCAGTTCCGGCGTGCCCCGCCGTACTTTTTTATGTTGATTATTGAAAGTTTGCTTGTGTTTCGGTACTCCGTCGAGTCCATACGTTTTTAAAGAGGTTTTTCGCGCCTCAAAAGTGTCTTTAATGCAGACTTTCGCGTTTGCTAGGATCCGAAAAAGCCTCCACGCTCTCGATTCCAACCATCATTATGGTACTACAGAAGTGGGTTTTCGGACGAATAAATCCGTCAACCTCGCTTATATCCCCCGGATGAATCGCGGGGGCTTTACCCATCGCACTCGTAATAGGTAATGAGTAATTGGTAACTGACCGCTGACCCAAGTAGACTTGAGTACATTAGGAGGTTGAGCAATACCTTTCCAAGAGGCTGTGCCTGAGAATGGTTAATCCCAATGGGAAAATTGATACAACAATTGATACAACAATTGGTACAACAGTAGAACAACTGACCGATAGGTTTAATTCTCCTTTTTCCATTGTCCATTTTAAAGCACTATATTAGACTACTATGCTAAGAGCCGGAATTGTTGGACTGCCCAATGTAGGCAAATCAACCTTATTTAACGCCCTAGTTGCCAATGCCAAGGCAGATGCTGCGAATTTCCCCTTTTGTACCATTGAGCCGAATGTGGGTGTAGTTGCTGTGCCAGATCAGCGGTTGCAGGTTTTGGCAAAGATTTCTGAATCTGAGAAAATCGTGCCAACTCGGATTGAGTTTGTGGATATTGCTGGTTTGGTCAAGGGAGCCAGTAAAGGGGAAGGCTTGGGTAACCAGTTTCTAGCCAATATCCGAGAAGTCGATGCTATTGTCCATGTGGTGCGCTGCTTTGATGATGATGACATCATCCATGTTTCCGGCTCCGTTGACCCAGCACGGGATATTGAAGTAATTAATCTAGAATTAGCCTTAGCGGATTTAGGGCAAGTCGAACGCCGGATTGAGCGTACCCGGAAGCAAGCTCGTAGTAACAAAGATGCCAAGATGGAACTTGATGCCTTGGAAACCTTGAGCGCTGGGTTGAATGAAGGCAAATTAGTGCGCCAGATTAGTTTAACAGAAGAAGAAGCTGAGTCAGTCAAGCAATTGGGGTTACTGACTAGTAAGCCAGTTATCTATGCCGCTAATGTGTCTGAAGATGACTTAGCCACTGGTAATGACTGGGTTGAGCAAGTGCGGCAAATTGCTGCTACGGAAGATGCTCAAGTGGTAGTGGTTTCTGCTCAAGTAGAGTCAGAACTAATTGAGTTACCTGAAGAAGAGCGAGACGATTTTCTTCAGTCCCTTGGTGTGGAAGAAGGGGGATTAAAATCCTTGATTGGCGCTACCTACGAATTGTTGGGCTTACGTACCTTTCTCACCACTGGTCCCCAGGAAACTCGGGCGTGGACTATTACTGCTGGTATGAAAGCTCCCCAAGCGGCTGGGGTAATTCACACGGATTTTGAGCGAGGCTTTATTCGGGCAGAAACCATTGCTTATGGGGATTTGGTAGCCGCTGGGGCGATGACCGCTGCTAAAGAAAAAGGGTTAGTTCGCTCAGAAGGTAAAGATTATGTTGTGCAAGAGGGAGATGTGATGCTTTTCCGCTTTAATGTTTAAGTAGTGGTGCTCTAGGGGGTTATACCCATGGATATTATTAGTCTTTTAATTGCATGTTTGGTTACTGCCGTCAGTTTGTTGATCATTTCCAAACTACCAACTGGTGTCGAGATTGATAGTTTTGAGAAAGCATTGGTTTCAGCAGTGGTGTTCGGCATTCTCAATGCCCTATTGAAACCAATCCTGTCTGTTTTATCTCTTCCTCTGACTATCTTGACTCTTGGGGTTTTTGCTGTTGTGGTCAACGCGATTATTTTTGGCTTAGCCGCAGCTTTGGTAACGGGATTCCGACTGCGCTGGGGATTTTGGAGCGCTTTGATTGGCGCAATTGCCCTTGGTTTCGTTAATTCTTTGATCTATAAGGTGCTCGGAACCTTGGCTTGATTGTTGGTCACTCACAGTTAAACAGACAGGTAGACAGACAGGTAGACAGACAGCTATCAGCCGTCAGCCGTTAGCCGTCAGCTAATCAACGGGAGATAGCAAACAAGCATCGGGGGTGCTGGTAGGACTGCTTGAAAATCCTTGCTCGTTTTACTCATCCGACCCCGTGCAGCGATCGCGCCTGCTATCAGCTATCAGCTATCAGCTATCAGCCTGTGGCCACGCTACTTGAGGTGCTTATGCCCTATGCGCAGGCTACACCTAACAGCTTTTGAATAAAAAAGCTGACGGCTGACGGCTGACGGCTGACGGCTGACGGCTGACGGCTGACGGCTGAATGCTTACCAAAATACTATCTCCTAAACAATACTTCCGAAACTATATGAATTCAATAGCACCAGCAGTCTACATCATCGGTGCTGGACCAGGCGCTCCAGACTTATTAACTGTCAAAGCCTTAAAAATCCTCCAAAAGGCAGATGTTATTATCGTCGCAGATTCTCTAGTGCCCAAACAGATGTTAGAGAGTGTTCGTGCTGATGCCGAAATTATTCGCTCTGGCAACAAAACCCTAGAACAGATTGTGCCACTGATGATTGAACGGGTGCGATCGCATAAATCTGTGGTCAGGCTACACTCAGGAGATTTGACTCTATATAGTGCTATCCACGAGCAAATGCAAGCTCTCTCAGAAGCCTCTATTCCCTTTGAACTTATCCCAGGCATCAGCGCCTTTCAAGCAGCAGCAGCACAACTTGGTGTTGAGCTAACTATACCGGGATTAGTACAAACAATTATCCTTACCCGGATTAGTGGTCGTGCTTCTGCAGTGCCCGACTCAGAGGAATTAGCATCCCTAGCTGCCCATCAAGCTAGTCTGTGTCTCTATCTGAGTGCTCGTCATGTAGAAGCCGCTCAAGCCAAACTCCTAAAACACTATTCTGCCGATACACCGGTAGCTGTTTGCTTCCGCATTGGCTGGCCAGATGAAAAAATCTGGCTAGTTGACCTTGACAAAATGGCAGCAACTACTCATGAGCACAACCTAATTCGG
The Moorena sp. SIOASIH genome window above contains:
- a CDS encoding Ycf51 family protein, encoding MPTTADFLIYTQWAGILTLACGLIAILGFIFKWGLRFRLVGVTGFMLVLTASLFSLSLVPFTRTTIPGAIRYTVVYDNGGNQTVIALSPTATESEVEATLRQAASNFYSYGRLGGANNQLTIRARTIIHPEAGVSKPVLLGKVMRSLSERDDPDMVIEVYSEEFAQLPQE
- the ychF gene encoding redox-regulated ATPase YchF, coding for MLRAGIVGLPNVGKSTLFNALVANAKADAANFPFCTIEPNVGVVAVPDQRLQVLAKISESEKIVPTRIEFVDIAGLVKGASKGEGLGNQFLANIREVDAIVHVVRCFDDDDIIHVSGSVDPARDIEVINLELALADLGQVERRIERTRKQARSNKDAKMELDALETLSAGLNEGKLVRQISLTEEEAESVKQLGLLTSKPVIYAANVSEDDLATGNDWVEQVRQIAATEDAQVVVVSAQVESELIELPEEERDDFLQSLGVEEGGLKSLIGATYELLGLRTFLTTGPQETRAWTITAGMKAPQAAGVIHTDFERGFIRAETIAYGDLVAAGAMTAAKEKGLVRSEGKDYVVQEGDVMLFRFNV
- a CDS encoding phage holin family protein; protein product: MDIISLLIACLVTAVSLLIISKLPTGVEIDSFEKALVSAVVFGILNALLKPILSVLSLPLTILTLGVFAVVVNAIIFGLAAALVTGFRLRWGFWSALIGAIALGFVNSLIYKVLGTLA
- the cobM gene encoding precorrin-4 C(11)-methyltransferase; its protein translation is MLTKILSPKQYFRNYMNSIAPAVYIIGAGPGAPDLLTVKALKILQKADVIIVADSLVPKQMLESVRADAEIIRSGNKTLEQIVPLMIERVRSHKSVVRLHSGDLTLYSAIHEQMQALSEASIPFELIPGISAFQAAAAQLGVELTIPGLVQTIILTRISGRASAVPDSEELASLAAHQASLCLYLSARHVEAAQAKLLKHYSADTPVAVCFRIGWPDEKIWLVDLDKMAATTHEHNLIRTTLYLISPALKTALNRDGLKTRSRLYHPEHSHLFRPYPSIV